ATTTTCTGGCCGCCGGCTACGAGGTGCACCTGAATCTGTCGCCGGTGGTGGTGCACGAGGAGTGGCTGACCGACTGGGCCGAGCTGCTGGAGCAGCTGAACGACGTGCTGTCACCGGCAGCGAAGGCCCAGGCCGCGGCCGAGGTGATCTTTCTGACCCACAACGAGGGGTTGCACGATCTCAACCTGGGCTGGCACCCGCAGGCCGAGGACCTGTTGTGGCGCCCCGACATCCAGGAGTTCAAGATCTCGCAGAACCGCATGCGCAACGTGCGATACCGGGCGGCCTGGAAGTCGGTCTGGAAGCAGCGCCTGCTCGACCTGATCGGCGAGCGCGCTCCCTGGCTGACCGTGCGTTACGCCTTCTGACCCAAAAATTTTGGACGACGAGGAGCCCGCGAGAAGCTTGCGTCGTCCAAAATTTGATCATGGTGACCAACCACGGAACGGCACGCTTCACGATCGCCGAGGAACTGCGGTTCATGCTGCCGGTGCGGCATCGGGACGGGATCGTCGCGGTGCCGGTCGACGGCACGAATTCCCTTCTGCACGAGATCGAATCGCTGGGGGTGTCGCGCACCGAGTTCGGCCGGCTGGAGGTCGACGGGCGGGAGGTGGCGGGGGACCACCGGCCGGTGCCGGGCGAATCGGTGACGGTGCACGCGATCGAGCGGCCGCAGCGGGTGCCCGCCCACCGTTACCAGCTCGACGTGCACCTGGGCACGCTGGCCCGGCGCATGCGGCTGCTCGGGCTGGACACGGCCTACGACAGCGAGGACATCGGGGACGCCGCACTGGTCGAGAAGGCGGCCCGGGAGAACCGGGTGATGCTCAGCCGCGACCGCGGCCTGCTGCGCCGTAAGGCCCTGCCGCACGGCGCCTTCGTGCGCGGGCAGGATCCGGATGCGCAGCTGCTCGACGTGCTCGACCGGTTCCGGCCGGAGCCGGCGCCGTGGACCAGGTGCCCGGGCTGCAACGGCCTGCTGCGCCCGGCCCCGGTGGACGAGATCGCGCCGCTGGTCGAGCCCGGCACGCTCCAGACCTACGAGGAGTTCTTCCGCTGCCAGGACTGCGGCCGGCCGTACTGGCGCGGCGCGCACGGCGAGGGGCTCGACCGGATCATGGAGCAGGTCAGGACGGGCGGGACACCTTGAGCATGTAGGTTCCGCTGCCCTTCACCCGCTCCACCTGCCAGCGGTATCTGCCCGCGGCGCCGGTGTAGCTGATCGACTCGCTCGATCCGGAGCGGGTGCTGTCGGCCACCTCGACCCAGCGCCTGCCGTTCCACCGGGCCAGCGTCAGGTCGAAGTTGGTGTTCTTCGTGCCGGTCAGGCAGCCGGTGTGAACGCCGGAGTGCTTGCTGGTGTAGGCCACCGCGGTGACGGCCCGGGCCCTCAGCCGCATCTTGCCCCTGACCGTGCTGGTGCAGGTCGGCGTCTTGGTCGGCGTCGCGGTCGGGGTTGCGATGGGGGCTGCTGTGGTCGTGGTGGTCGGGACGCTCGTGGGTGCGGTGGTCGGTGCCGTGGTCGGTGCGGTGGTCGGTGCGGTGGTGGGGGACGTTGCCGGGGTGGTCGGTGACGTGGTGGGCGTCGTGGTGGTGGCCGGGTCGGGTGTCGTGGTGGTCGGCGTCGGCGTGGAGGTGTCGTCGGCGCCCACGTAGAGCAGCAGGTTCGGGGTGCCGGCGGGAACGCCACTGAGCGCGCCCGAGGTGGCGGCGGTGGTCAGCGCCGAGGTCACGTCGGCCGGGGCCGCGGACGGGTTGGCCTGGAGGTACAGCGCCACCGCGCCGGCCACGTGCGGGGTCGCCATCGAGGTTCCGCTGAGCGTGGCCGTGGCGGTGTCGGAGGTGTACCAGTCGGAGACGATCCCGGCGCCGGGGGCGTAGAGGTCCACGCAGGAGCCGTAGTTGCTGAAGCTCGCGTTGGCGTCCGAGTTGTTCGACGCGGCAACGGTGATCGCGGACGGCACCCGGGCGGGGGAGTCGGCGCAGGCGTCTGACGCGTCGTTGCCGGCGGCGATCGCGTAGGTCACGCCGGAGGCGACGGAGGCCGCGACGGCGTTGTCGAGCGGGGCGTAGCCGTCGCCGCCCAGGCTCATGTTCACCA
This genomic interval from Kineosporia corallincola contains the following:
- a CDS encoding Mut7-C RNAse domain-containing protein, which gives rise to MVTNHGTARFTIAEELRFMLPVRHRDGIVAVPVDGTNSLLHEIESLGVSRTEFGRLEVDGREVAGDHRPVPGESVTVHAIERPQRVPAHRYQLDVHLGTLARRMRLLGLDTAYDSEDIGDAALVEKAARENRVMLSRDRGLLRRKALPHGAFVRGQDPDAQLLDVLDRFRPEPAPWTRCPGCNGLLRPAPVDEIAPLVEPGTLQTYEEFFRCQDCGRPYWRGAHGEGLDRIMEQVRTGGTP
- a CDS encoding S8 family peptidase produces the protein MGEKHAKLDLPTKLVIAAVAGAAVLTALPGSAEQSDASAGSTYRAQVVGTADPEAIPGQYIVVLKAPATGEDNAALEQAVDHAEDLGADVTQEYGEAINGYAATMSATELAQARQDPAVAYIAADQVVDISGSRSVTSWGQDRVDQRSGLNGKLTTSGDGSGVTAYVIDTGIRSTQSDLGGRVSSGYTAVSDGRGTEDCNGHGTHVAGTVGGSRYGVAPAVNLVAVRVLGCDGSGTSSGVIAGINWVTANHVSPAVVNMSLGGDGYAPLDNAVAASVASGVTYAIAAGNDASDACADSPARVPSAITVAASNNSDANASFSNYGSCVDLYAPGAGIVSDWYTSDTATATLSGTSMATPHVAGAVALYLQANPSAAPADVTSALTTAATSGALSGVPAGTPNLLLYVGADDTSTPTPTTTTPDPATTTTPTTSPTTPATSPTTAPTTAPTTAPTTAPTSVPTTTTTAAPIATPTATPTKTPTCTSTVRGKMRLRARAVTAVAYTSKHSGVHTGCLTGTKNTNFDLTLARWNGRRWVEVADSTRSGSSESISYTGAAGRYRWQVERVKGSGTYMLKVSRPS